In Archangium violaceum, the following are encoded in one genomic region:
- a CDS encoding LysM peptidoglycan-binding domain-containing protein, whose translation MSYRIKSGDTLSAIARSHNTTVSALMKANPQIKDANLIYAGKSLNIPGSRDSFEPGPSKGNSGSPSTSGTQGPTSAGPASQGPNGSPFDIAKSHLGKNAGSLKLEKGGVGSDMEDWVPNNVNCANFVSACLEQAGQIKNGQHHNAVVGLQANLDKDPNFKRVSLADAKPGDVVSLKTNGGHHVVMFAGMKDGKPQFIGSNNVNADGSQKITISSMNYPIMSIHQYRG comes from the coding sequence ATGAGCTACCGCATCAAGTCCGGAGACACGCTGTCGGCGATCGCCAGGAGCCACAACACGACGGTCAGCGCGCTGATGAAGGCCAACCCGCAGATCAAGGACGCGAACCTGATCTACGCGGGCAAGTCGCTGAACATCCCCGGCTCGCGCGACAGCTTCGAGCCCGGTCCGTCGAAGGGCAACAGCGGCAGCCCGTCGACGTCGGGCACCCAGGGTCCCACCTCCGCGGGCCCGGCCTCGCAGGGTCCCAACGGCAGCCCCTTCGACATCGCGAAGTCGCACCTGGGCAAGAACGCCGGCAGCCTCAAGCTGGAGAAGGGCGGCGTGGGCTCGGACATGGAGGACTGGGTCCCCAACAACGTGAACTGCGCCAACTTCGTGTCCGCGTGCCTGGAGCAGGCGGGGCAGATCAAGAACGGCCAGCACCACAACGCGGTGGTGGGCCTGCAGGCCAACCTGGACAAGGACCCGAACTTCAAGCGCGTGTCGCTGGCCGATGCGAAGCCGGGTGACGTGGTGAGCCTGAAGACCAACGGCGGTCACCACGTGGTGATGTTCGCCGGCATGAAGGACGGCAAGCCCCAGTTCATCGGCTCCAACAACGTGAACGCGGATGGCTCGCAGAAGATCACCATCTCGTCGATGAACTACCCCATCATGTCCATCCACCAGTACCGCGGCTGA
- a CDS encoding HEAT repeat domain-containing protein, with translation MQPPSKKAAVTIGALLLIILGAALLSRRSGPAGGESPETSADTATPSGSAQAAAAPSQPGGPGQPQERRPKEDVLPMPGCWEGVGEFDKNASLDNFRQALAAAAGAGDRELAQYLQERLTELVGEDAGKALQVLDWAEKSSQPELGVYMEALKATGAVQDPKVAERLLKMGEDKGSQLMNRAAAMDALETQKRLSPANIQRLKTVAMDLSADSAGWVATRTIGRVMKEDFERTGNFAPYWKELLDIGEKSEDMAVRLLALEMPSYSNPVIGGDSMERLVQIMRTDRERDVREMAAFRLAVTQEPDKALEAYRAAFPAEQDECVRWAFFRFAVRAAGPRALPVLAQMAAQDPRFLQDYQDFQRLYAEGTVDFARVWMGKEERHPCIMEEGAPH, from the coding sequence ATGCAACCTCCATCGAAGAAGGCCGCCGTCACGATCGGCGCCCTGCTGCTCATCATCCTCGGGGCGGCGCTGCTGTCGCGCCGCTCGGGCCCCGCCGGGGGGGAGTCTCCGGAGACCTCGGCCGACACGGCCACCCCGTCCGGGAGTGCCCAGGCCGCCGCCGCACCATCCCAGCCCGGAGGCCCGGGCCAACCCCAGGAGCGCCGTCCCAAGGAGGACGTGCTGCCCATGCCGGGGTGCTGGGAGGGGGTGGGCGAGTTCGACAAGAACGCCTCGCTGGACAACTTCCGCCAGGCCCTGGCCGCCGCGGCGGGCGCGGGTGATCGCGAGCTCGCGCAGTACCTCCAGGAGCGGCTCACGGAGCTGGTGGGGGAGGACGCGGGCAAGGCGCTCCAGGTGCTCGACTGGGCGGAGAAGTCCAGCCAGCCGGAGCTGGGCGTCTACATGGAGGCGCTCAAGGCCACGGGCGCCGTGCAGGACCCGAAGGTGGCCGAGCGCCTGCTGAAGATGGGCGAGGACAAGGGCTCGCAGCTGATGAACCGGGCCGCGGCCATGGACGCGCTGGAGACGCAGAAGCGCCTGTCTCCAGCCAACATCCAGCGGTTGAAGACCGTGGCGATGGACCTGTCGGCGGACTCGGCGGGCTGGGTGGCCACGCGCACCATCGGCCGGGTGATGAAGGAGGACTTCGAGCGAACCGGCAACTTCGCTCCCTATTGGAAGGAGCTGCTGGACATCGGCGAGAAGTCCGAGGACATGGCCGTGCGCCTGCTGGCGCTGGAGATGCCCTCGTATTCGAACCCCGTCATCGGCGGCGATTCGATGGAGCGGCTCGTTCAGATCATGCGCACCGACCGGGAGCGCGACGTGCGTGAGATGGCCGCCTTCCGGCTCGCCGTCACGCAGGAGCCGGACAAGGCGCTGGAGGCCTACCGCGCCGCCTTCCCCGCCGAGCAGGACGAGTGCGTGCGCTGGGCCTTCTTCCGCTTCGCCGTGCGCGCCGCCGGGCCCCGGGCGCTGCCAGTGCTCGCGCAGATGGCCGCGCAGGATCCGCGCTTCCTCCAGGACTACCAGGACTTCCAGCGGCTCTACGCCGAGGGCACGGTGGACTTCGCCCGTGTCTGGATGGGCAAGGAAGAGCGCCACCCATGCATCATGGAGGAAGGAGCGCCGCACTGA
- a CDS encoding HEAT repeat domain-containing protein, giving the protein MPHGHRTAGWRVALLAAVAWLLPASASAADTDKTPLRQVTCSFTGMVDELRAALKSGSPAYRKYVKERLKVAARAMPADELLAIIQQERDPDTLEALGAALASKASFSEDATLLQPLLARAAGDAEPGLRAAAVRGLRGTGSVDVMAKNGGVVTYEQLIRDSAPEVRQAVVDNLVHESAKVYFGHDRTVSETAVNTALAAKDPEVAAKLLSEVSMEQVGHGTVEQLRQQLRSDNASLRGAAATALGGVPGAESTSVRDSLVELYRTDKDPAVRKAALRGIVRLGMGGALPTLESLRGVAPALDPEIDAWRTALGMNLQEWELLLREKERLRK; this is encoded by the coding sequence ATGCCTCATGGACACCGCACCGCCGGCTGGCGTGTGGCGCTGCTGGCCGCCGTGGCCTGGCTGCTGCCCGCCAGCGCCTCCGCCGCCGATACCGACAAGACGCCCCTGCGCCAGGTGACGTGCTCCTTCACCGGCATGGTGGACGAGCTGCGCGCGGCGCTGAAGTCCGGCTCGCCCGCCTACCGCAAGTACGTGAAGGAGCGGCTGAAGGTGGCCGCCCGGGCCATGCCCGCCGACGAGCTGCTCGCCATCATCCAGCAGGAGCGCGACCCGGACACGCTGGAGGCCCTGGGCGCGGCCCTGGCCAGCAAGGCCAGCTTCTCCGAGGACGCCACCCTCCTCCAGCCGCTGCTCGCGCGCGCGGCGGGGGACGCGGAGCCGGGCCTGCGCGCCGCGGCGGTGCGGGGGCTGCGAGGCACCGGCTCGGTGGACGTGATGGCGAAGAACGGCGGCGTGGTGACGTACGAGCAGCTCATCCGCGACAGCGCGCCCGAGGTGCGCCAGGCCGTGGTGGACAACCTCGTCCACGAGAGCGCCAAGGTGTACTTCGGCCACGACCGCACCGTGTCCGAGACGGCCGTCAACACGGCGCTGGCCGCGAAGGACCCCGAGGTGGCCGCGAAGCTGCTGTCCGAGGTCTCCATGGAGCAGGTGGGCCATGGCACGGTGGAGCAGCTCCGCCAGCAGCTGCGCTCGGACAACGCGAGCCTGCGCGGGGCGGCGGCGACGGCGCTCGGCGGCGTACCCGGAGCGGAGTCCACGAGCGTGCGCGACTCGCTCGTCGAGCTCTACCGCACGGACAAGGACCCGGCGGTGCGCAAGGCGGCGCTGCGGGGAATCGTCCGGCTGGGCATGGGCGGCGCGCTGCCCACGCTCGAGTCGCTGCGGGGCGTGGCACCCGCGCTGGATCCGGAGATCGACGCCTGGCGCACCGCGCTCGGGATGAACCTCCAGGAGTGGGAGCTGCTGCTCCGGGAGAAGGAGCGTCTGCGCAAGTAA
- a CDS encoding peptidase M23, with product MNVKKMLYAAVALTAGWAGVAVSATAKGPICETSANVNSTTYYNCSGSSHTALDMGNASCGEWNHRAMLSGSYAYKYYGGCAAACYGSDCNGGAGNYYVVTGASGWDFRQLHIYANVSSGTKTCDGCALGLVGGTGSATGPHVHADNRQYGTRKSAWYTSKGTTCGSSAYCGNVVGVPTL from the coding sequence ATGAACGTGAAGAAGATGCTGTACGCCGCCGTGGCCCTCACGGCCGGCTGGGCCGGGGTCGCCGTGTCCGCCACCGCGAAGGGTCCCATCTGCGAGACCAGCGCGAACGTGAACTCGACGACGTACTACAACTGCTCGGGCAGCAGCCACACCGCGCTCGACATGGGCAACGCGTCGTGCGGTGAGTGGAACCACCGCGCCATGCTCTCGGGCAGCTACGCCTACAAGTACTACGGCGGCTGTGCCGCGGCCTGCTACGGCTCGGACTGCAACGGCGGCGCGGGCAACTACTACGTCGTCACCGGCGCCAGCGGCTGGGACTTCCGCCAGCTCCACATCTACGCCAACGTCAGCTCCGGCACGAAGACCTGCGATGGCTGCGCGCTGGGTCTCGTGGGCGGCACCGGTAGCGCCACCGGCCCGCACGTGCACGCGGACAACCGTCAGTACGGCACCCGCAAGTCGGCCTGGTACACCAGCAAGGGCACCACCTGCGGCTCCAGCGCGTACTGCGGCAACGTCGTCGGCGTCCCGACGCTCTAG
- a CDS encoding DUF5335 family protein, protein MQHHTREIPREVWSDYLTLLSSIERDHRVRVQAGGPDFGEQTLAASLPLVDISVEEKGSDEGAIEVTVGRPGEEITHRILHPEHVWAEESDSGDIECLDIEDSDHVKTLIYFEPQLALEEAMPQQM, encoded by the coding sequence ATGCAGCATCACACGCGAGAGATTCCCCGCGAGGTGTGGTCCGACTATCTCACCCTGCTGAGCAGCATCGAGCGTGACCACCGGGTCCGCGTCCAGGCCGGGGGGCCGGACTTCGGCGAGCAGACGCTGGCCGCGAGCCTGCCGCTGGTGGACATCTCCGTCGAGGAGAAGGGCAGCGATGAGGGGGCCATCGAGGTGACGGTGGGCCGGCCCGGCGAGGAGATCACCCACCGCATCCTGCACCCGGAGCACGTCTGGGCCGAGGAGAGCGACAGCGGGGACATCGAGTGCCTGGACATCGAGGACTCGGACCACGTGAAGACGCTCATCTACTTCGAGCCGCAGCTGGCGCTCGAGGAGGCCATGCCCCAGCAGATGTAG
- a CDS encoding M57 family metalloprotease, which produces MRKLSMALLAGVALVGCGGPEAAEQKIPTFEEFQAEAIKDEGDVYVVNGDEAVEGVEGLRAYYDNFVANGDVGTSEGGLAVYYIGGDIKWSATAARNITYCVSSSSFGSRYSTVVSAMNSATAAWEATANVNFVHSSSYDSSCTASQSAVVFDVRQVSGAGYVARAFFPNSSRSARNVLIDTSAFSSTGAWSLTGVLRHELGHTLGFRHEHTRSTSSGCYEDNQWRALTSTYDRASVMHYPQCNGTQTGDLVLTSLDKSGARALYP; this is translated from the coding sequence ATGCGCAAGCTTTCGATGGCGTTGCTGGCCGGTGTGGCTCTTGTTGGTTGCGGTGGCCCCGAGGCCGCCGAGCAGAAGATCCCGACGTTCGAGGAGTTCCAGGCCGAGGCCATCAAGGACGAGGGCGACGTTTACGTCGTCAACGGCGACGAGGCCGTCGAGGGTGTCGAGGGCCTGCGCGCGTACTATGACAACTTCGTGGCCAACGGTGACGTGGGCACCTCCGAGGGCGGCCTGGCCGTGTACTACATCGGCGGCGACATCAAGTGGAGCGCCACCGCGGCCCGCAACATCACCTACTGCGTGAGCTCCTCCTCGTTCGGCTCGCGCTACAGCACCGTGGTGAGCGCGATGAACAGCGCGACGGCGGCCTGGGAGGCCACCGCCAACGTCAACTTCGTGCACAGCAGCAGCTACGACTCCAGCTGCACCGCGTCCCAGTCGGCGGTGGTGTTCGACGTGCGCCAGGTGAGCGGCGCCGGCTACGTGGCGCGCGCGTTCTTCCCGAACTCCAGCCGCTCGGCCCGCAACGTCCTCATCGACACCAGCGCCTTCAGCAGCACGGGCGCCTGGTCCCTGACGGGCGTGCTGCGCCACGAGCTGGGCCACACGCTCGGCTTCCGTCACGAGCACACCCGCTCCACCTCCTCCGGCTGCTACGAGGACAACCAGTGGCGCGCGCTGACCAGCACCTACGACCGCGCCTCCGTCATGCACTACCCCCAGTGCAACGGCACCCAGACCGGCGACCTCGTGCTGACCAGCCTGGACAAGTCCGGCGCCCGCGCGCTGTACCCGTAA
- a CDS encoding M57 family metalloprotease, whose product MRKLSMALLAGVALVGCGGPEAAEQKIPTFEEFQASAIKSEENVFVVNGDEAVEGVEGLRAYYDNYVANGDVGTAEGGLAVYYSGGDIKWSSTTARNLTYCVSSSSFGTRYSTVVSAMNSAAAAWEATANVNFIHSSSYDSNCTASQTAVVFDVRQVSGAGYTARAFFPNSSRSARNVLIDSSAFGNMGVWTLTGVLRHELGHTLGFRHEHTRLTSTGCYEDSAWRALTSYDSYSVMHYPQCNGSQTGDLVLTSLDKSGARALYP is encoded by the coding sequence ATGCGCAAGCTTTCGATGGCGTTGCTGGCTGGTGTGGCGCTCGTTGGTTGCGGTGGTCCCGAGGCCGCCGAGCAGAAGATCCCCACGTTCGAGGAGTTCCAGGCCTCGGCCATCAAGTCCGAGGAGAACGTCTTCGTCGTCAATGGCGACGAGGCCGTCGAGGGCGTGGAGGGCCTGCGCGCGTACTATGACAACTACGTGGCCAACGGCGACGTGGGCACCGCCGAGGGCGGCCTGGCCGTGTACTACTCGGGTGGCGACATCAAGTGGAGCAGCACCACTGCCCGCAACCTCACCTACTGCGTGAGCTCCTCCTCGTTCGGCACGCGCTACAGCACCGTGGTGAGCGCGATGAACAGCGCGGCCGCGGCCTGGGAGGCCACCGCCAACGTCAACTTCATCCACAGCAGCAGCTACGACTCCAACTGCACCGCGTCCCAGACGGCGGTGGTGTTCGACGTGCGCCAGGTGAGCGGCGCCGGCTACACCGCGCGCGCGTTCTTCCCGAACTCCAGCCGCTCGGCCCGCAACGTCCTCATCGACAGCAGCGCCTTCGGCAACATGGGCGTCTGGACCCTGACGGGCGTGCTGCGCCACGAGCTGGGCCACACGCTCGGCTTCCGCCACGAGCACACCCGCCTGACCAGCACCGGTTGCTACGAGGACTCCGCCTGGCGCGCGCTGACCAGCTACGACTCGTACTCCGTCATGCACTACCCCCAGTGCAACGGCAGCCAGACCGGCGACCTCGTGCTGACCAGCCTGGACAAGTCCGGCGCCCGCGCGCTGTACCCGTAA
- a CDS encoding Rieske 2Fe-2S domain-containing protein: MEPMPDVTRFFHPVLSSRKLKEKPVRVELAGRAYVLFRDAQGRPAALADACPHRLAPLSAGRVTPEGRLECPYHGWLFDADGHGRSPSQPDLKKCDARSFQLVERFDSLWLAARDAPPSAFPDFAPQGYDYNGAFSMLFRAPLHVALDNFSEDEHTPFVHTRLGWNRAQTKDIEYEAHNFEDRTEVRYSAPQRPSYLIPLLLLRNGDFFHNHWVTRFDPVRTDYTITWTSPTGQQRPFTNRAIIFFVPETANTTRLHFFSFVQLHDERLRPLMPLVRRAALLLSWSEVRDDARFIPLVAHTPYSMKGMRLGKYDKPLIHHRKLLERIYFAQADANAPHEPAQVPEPVHG; encoded by the coding sequence ATGGAGCCCATGCCCGACGTCACCCGCTTCTTCCACCCCGTCCTGTCCTCCCGGAAGCTCAAGGAGAAGCCGGTGCGCGTGGAGCTCGCTGGCCGCGCCTACGTCCTCTTTCGCGACGCCCAGGGCCGCCCCGCCGCGCTCGCCGATGCATGCCCCCACCGTCTGGCCCCGCTGTCCGCCGGCCGCGTCACGCCCGAGGGCCGCCTCGAGTGCCCCTACCACGGCTGGCTCTTCGACGCCGATGGCCACGGCCGCAGCCCCAGCCAGCCCGACCTCAAGAAGTGCGACGCTCGCTCCTTCCAGCTCGTCGAGCGCTTCGACTCCCTGTGGCTCGCCGCTCGCGACGCGCCTCCCTCCGCCTTCCCCGACTTCGCTCCCCAGGGCTACGACTACAACGGCGCCTTCTCCATGCTCTTCCGCGCGCCGCTGCACGTCGCCCTCGACAACTTCAGCGAGGACGAGCACACCCCCTTCGTCCACACCCGCCTCGGGTGGAACCGCGCCCAGACGAAGGACATCGAGTACGAGGCCCACAACTTCGAGGACCGCACCGAGGTGCGCTACAGCGCGCCCCAGCGTCCCTCCTACCTGATTCCCCTGTTGCTGCTGCGCAACGGCGACTTCTTCCACAACCACTGGGTGACGCGCTTCGATCCGGTGCGCACCGACTACACCATCACCTGGACGAGCCCCACCGGCCAGCAGCGCCCCTTCACCAACCGCGCCATCATCTTCTTCGTCCCGGAGACGGCGAACACCACGCGCCTGCACTTCTTCTCCTTCGTCCAGCTCCACGACGAGCGCCTGCGCCCCCTCATGCCGCTGGTGCGCCGCGCCGCCCTCCTCCTGAGCTGGTCCGAGGTCCGCGACGACGCCCGCTTCATCCCCCTGGTGGCCCACACCCCCTACAGCATGAAGGGCATGCGGCTGGGCAAGTACGACAAGCCCCTCATCCACCACCGCAAGCTGCTCGAGCGCATCTACTTCGCCCAGGCCGACGCCAACGCCCCGCACGAGCCCGCCCAGGTGCCCGAGCCCGTCCACGGCTGA
- a CDS encoding phospholipase D-like domain-containing protein produces the protein MTLESLLLEVWPHVAAAFAVVANLLATGHAVLRKRDVRAAVAWVGLVWLVPLVGVVLYLLLGINRIRRRGRSLALRQEHGQFPSRPSVTTYTPEELAAAMPPAAHLASLARLVDEVVHHRPLLPGNRLVPLEAGAGAYPAMLDAIEEARTSISLCSYIFDNDEAGRRFVDALGRAVKRGVQVRVLIDALGARYDWPPITGRLRRAGVRVARFLPTLLIPARLPFMNLRNHRKLLVVDGRVGFTGGMNIREHFLPGHGDASDLHFRVEGPVVGQLQETFAEDWAFTTKERLQGETWFPSLEPAGPVVARGIADGPDEDFETVRWTLLGALACARSTVRIVTPYFIPDSALVTALNVAALRGVRVDVVLPERLNLPVVQWAATAQLWQVMRPHCRIFLTAPPFDHTKLMVVDGVWSLVGSANWDPRSLRLNFEFDVECYDLELATRLEALIEERLKRARQLTQEELSARSLPVRLRDGVARLLSPYL, from the coding sequence ATGACGCTGGAATCGCTGCTCCTGGAGGTCTGGCCCCACGTGGCGGCGGCGTTCGCGGTGGTGGCCAACCTGCTGGCCACCGGGCACGCGGTGCTGCGCAAGCGGGACGTGCGCGCGGCGGTGGCCTGGGTGGGACTGGTGTGGCTGGTTCCGCTGGTGGGAGTGGTGCTGTACCTGCTGTTGGGCATCAACCGCATCCGCCGCCGGGGCCGCTCGCTGGCGCTGCGCCAGGAGCACGGCCAGTTCCCCTCGAGGCCGAGCGTGACGACGTACACCCCCGAGGAGCTCGCGGCGGCCATGCCCCCGGCGGCGCACCTGGCCTCGCTGGCCCGGCTGGTGGACGAGGTGGTGCACCACCGGCCCCTGCTGCCGGGCAACCGGCTCGTCCCGCTGGAGGCCGGCGCGGGCGCCTACCCGGCCATGCTGGACGCCATCGAGGAGGCGCGCACCTCCATCTCGCTGTGCAGCTACATCTTCGACAACGACGAGGCGGGCCGGCGCTTCGTGGACGCATTGGGGCGCGCGGTGAAGCGCGGGGTGCAGGTGCGGGTGCTCATCGACGCGCTGGGGGCGCGCTACGACTGGCCACCCATCACCGGGCGGCTGCGCCGGGCGGGGGTGCGGGTGGCGCGCTTCCTCCCCACGCTGCTGATACCGGCGCGCCTGCCCTTCATGAACCTGCGCAACCACCGCAAGCTGCTGGTGGTGGACGGGCGGGTGGGCTTCACCGGGGGGATGAACATCCGCGAGCACTTCCTGCCCGGCCACGGCGACGCGAGCGACTTGCACTTCCGGGTGGAGGGGCCGGTGGTGGGGCAGTTGCAGGAGACGTTCGCCGAGGACTGGGCCTTCACCACGAAGGAGCGCCTGCAGGGGGAGACGTGGTTCCCGTCGCTGGAGCCCGCCGGGCCGGTGGTGGCGCGGGGGATCGCGGACGGCCCGGACGAGGACTTCGAGACGGTGCGCTGGACGCTGCTGGGAGCGCTGGCGTGCGCGCGCTCCACGGTGCGCATCGTCACGCCCTACTTCATCCCGGACTCGGCGCTCGTCACGGCGCTGAACGTGGCGGCGCTGCGGGGCGTGCGGGTGGACGTGGTGCTGCCCGAGCGCCTCAATCTGCCCGTGGTGCAGTGGGCCGCCACCGCGCAGCTGTGGCAGGTGATGCGCCCGCACTGCCGCATCTTCCTCACGGCGCCCCCGTTCGACCACACCAAGCTGATGGTGGTGGACGGCGTGTGGTCGCTGGTGGGCTCGGCGAACTGGGATCCGCGCTCGCTGCGGCTCAACTTCGAGTTCGACGTGGAGTGCTACGACCTGGAGCTCGCCACGCGGCTGGAGGCCCTCATCGAGGAGCGGCTGAAGCGGGCGCGGCAGCTCACCCAGGAGGAGCTGAGCGCCAGGTCCCTCCCCGTCCGTCTGCGGGATGGCGTGGCCCGATTGCTGTCGCCGTACCTGTAG
- a CDS encoding DUF2378 family protein, protein MPLEKQVFATTVEALFVRGLGARLSPEARALLFEAGLDLERPLAISYPLEQWKTFVRIASESLYPDLSPSEAHGCMGEHFLEGYLQTFVGRVVAGLAPAFGLGLTLARISQDLRGGNNFSEVRLVDHSPQHVELWMSELLCDHPSFMVGLILRAQRVAGAPDVHVEVLSFDATGCTFDIRWTEAVSRVANA, encoded by the coding sequence ATGCCGCTGGAGAAACAGGTCTTCGCCACGACCGTCGAAGCGCTCTTCGTGCGCGGTCTGGGGGCGCGCCTGTCTCCCGAGGCCCGGGCCCTGCTGTTCGAGGCGGGGTTGGACCTGGAGCGCCCTCTCGCCATCTCCTACCCGCTGGAGCAGTGGAAGACGTTCGTGCGCATCGCCTCCGAGTCGCTCTACCCGGACCTGTCTCCCTCCGAGGCGCACGGATGCATGGGGGAGCACTTCCTGGAGGGCTACCTCCAGACCTTCGTGGGGCGCGTGGTGGCGGGGCTCGCCCCGGCCTTCGGTCTCGGGTTGACGTTGGCGCGCATCAGCCAGGATCTCCGCGGTGGCAACAACTTCAGCGAGGTGCGGCTGGTGGACCACTCGCCGCAGCACGTCGAGCTCTGGATGAGCGAGCTCCTCTGCGACCACCCCTCCTTCATGGTGGGGCTCATCCTCCGGGCGCAGCGGGTGGCCGGTGCTCCTGACGTGCACGTGGAGGTGCTGTCCTTCGACGCCACCGGCTGCACCTTCGACATCCGCTGGACGGAGGCCGTGTCGCGGGTGGCCAACGCCTGA